GCGGCGGCGACCAGGGTGCCGTCGGCCTCGTAGACGGCGCTCTCGCCGAAGAGCTTGCGGCCCTCGCGGCCGGTGGCTCGGGCGACGACGGAGTAGGCGCCGCCGGGGTAGATCCGGCGGTGGATCCGCACGGTCAGGCGGCCGAGCAGGGCGAAGTCGCCGGGGCCGAAGTGCGCCCAGCCGGTGGGGCAGTCGAGGGCGGCCCAGAGGATCGCGTCGGGGACTTTGCCGTCCGCGTCGGTGATGGTCATCGGGACCCGCCAGCCGGCGGCGACCAGGTCGGTGCCGGGCACCGGCCCCGGGAAGATCCGCAGGCCGTCGCCGGGGTCGCGCAGGCCGCACGCGAAGCAGCCGGGGAAGGCGTGCCCGACGAGACCGGCGAAGCCGCCCTCGGCCCGCGCGGCCTCGTTGAAGGGCACGAAGTCCGGGACGTCGAGCTCCTCGGCGACCGTGATGGCCTCGACGAGGAGCCTCTCACCGTGGGTGAGGGTCGCGGTGTTGGCGAGGTGGCGCAGGGACAGCTCGGTATCCAGTGGCGTGGGTGCGTGCAGCGTGACCTCGACGGCCGAGTCGTGCCGGGCGCCGTGCAACGCCTCGGAGACCGTACCCGCGATCCAGCCTCCGTTCGCGGACCCCTCGGGACCACGGAAACGCGCCGGAACGGTCAGCACGGTCTGCAGCTCGGACGTCGTCGTCATGCCGCACCTCCTGTCGCCTTTATGGC
This region of Streptosporangium sp. NBC_01495 genomic DNA includes:
- a CDS encoding hotdog fold domain-containing protein codes for the protein MTTTSELQTVLTVPARFRGPEGSANGGWIAGTVSEALHGARHDSAVEVTLHAPTPLDTELSLRHLANTATLTHGERLLVEAITVAEELDVPDFVPFNEAARAEGGFAGLVGHAFPGCFACGLRDPGDGLRIFPGPVPGTDLVAAGWRVPMTITDADGKVPDAILWAALDCPTGWAHFGPGDFALLGRLTVRIHRRIYPGGAYSVVARATGREGRKLFGESAVYEADGTLVAAAKATWITPAQAG